In Desulfofundulus kuznetsovii DSM 6115, the following are encoded in one genomic region:
- a CDS encoding enoyl-CoA hydratase-related protein, with translation MDYETIKVERGQIGVIFFNRPQALNALSTQMARELVAALEELELDDRVFAAVLTAEGDRAFCVGADLKERKNMTKAEVKKQRALFVKAFEAVVMFPKPLVAAVNGYALGGGCEFALGCDFIIASEKAFFGLPEVSLAVIPAGGGTQLLPRVIGRAKAKELIFTGRRISAAEAYRLGMVNYVVPAENLMARTMEIMQEIVQNGPIALQQAKRAINLGLELDLHTAFALEAECYNVCLATEDRDEGLRAFNEKRKPVYRNR, from the coding sequence ATGGATTACGAAACCATCAAGGTAGAGCGGGGGCAAATCGGGGTCATTTTCTTTAACCGGCCCCAGGCCCTGAATGCCCTGAGCACGCAGATGGCCCGGGAACTGGTGGCGGCTCTGGAGGAGCTGGAACTGGACGACCGGGTGTTTGCGGCGGTACTTACGGCCGAGGGGGACCGGGCGTTTTGTGTGGGGGCAGATTTAAAAGAAAGAAAGAACATGACCAAAGCGGAGGTGAAGAAACAAAGGGCCCTGTTTGTCAAAGCCTTTGAAGCGGTGGTCATGTTTCCCAAGCCCCTGGTGGCGGCGGTGAACGGCTATGCCCTGGGCGGGGGGTGCGAATTCGCCCTGGGTTGCGATTTTATCATCGCCTCGGAAAAGGCATTCTTTGGCCTGCCGGAAGTAAGCCTGGCCGTTATTCCGGCTGGGGGAGGGACCCAGCTACTGCCGCGGGTCATTGGACGCGCTAAAGCCAAGGAACTCATTTTTACCGGGCGGCGCATATCCGCTGCCGAGGCCTACCGGCTGGGCATGGTCAACTATGTGGTTCCGGCGGAAAACCTGATGGCCAGGACCATGGAGATTATGCAGGAAATAGTCCAGAACGGCCCCATTGCCCTGCAGCAGGCCAAACGGGCCATCAATTTGGGGTTGGAGCTGGATCTGCATACCGCCTTTGCCCTGGAGGCGGAATGCTACAACGTTTGCCTGGCTACGGAAGACAGGGACGAAGGCCTGCGCGCCTTCAATGAAAAGAGAAAGCCGGTGTACAGGAACAGGTAA
- a CDS encoding acyl-CoA carboxylase subunit beta yields the protein MDGVDLKSLDAELVEKESRIKTGGAPKYHRSNAEKGKLFARDRLKLLLDPGAPFCEDGLFANNLAEDLPADGVITGIGKIHGRTVCVMANDSTVKAGSWGWRTVEKILRIQETAMDMKVPMIYLVDSAGARITDQVEMFPGRRGAGAIFYNEVKMSGMVPQICLLFGPSAAGGAYIPAFCDVVFMVEGNASMYLGSPRMVEMVIGEKTTLEDLGGARMHCTVSGCGDLLCKTEAEAIEACRRYLTYMPQNYLGRPPMAMEEPPIEGRDIADIVPARESEPFDMYEVIDRLIDRGTWFEIKKLFAPELITGLCRIGGRVVGLLANQPREKGGVLFVDSADKGARFVTLCDAFNIPLLFLADVPGFMVGGYVERQGIIRHGAKMISAVSEATVPKISVIVRKAYGAGLYAMCGPAFEPDCCMALPSAQVAVMGPQAAVKAVYENKINALPPEERPAFIQQKQQEYLEDVDIYRLASELVVDHIVRPGDLRAELIARFNLYESKRQHFSERKHPVYPV from the coding sequence ATGGATGGCGTGGATTTAAAAAGCCTGGATGCGGAGCTGGTGGAAAAGGAGTCACGCATAAAAACCGGCGGGGCACCCAAATATCACCGGAGCAATGCCGAGAAGGGCAAACTCTTTGCCAGGGACAGGCTAAAGCTCCTCCTGGATCCCGGCGCCCCTTTCTGCGAGGACGGCCTGTTTGCCAATAACCTGGCGGAAGACCTTCCCGCCGACGGGGTGATCACCGGTATAGGCAAGATCCACGGGCGCACCGTCTGTGTGATGGCCAATGATTCCACGGTGAAGGCCGGTTCCTGGGGCTGGCGCACGGTAGAAAAGATCCTGCGCATCCAGGAGACGGCCATGGATATGAAGGTCCCCATGATCTATCTTGTCGACTCCGCCGGGGCCCGCATTACCGACCAGGTGGAGATGTTTCCCGGGCGGCGGGGTGCCGGAGCCATCTTTTACAACGAAGTGAAAATGTCGGGCATGGTGCCGCAGATTTGCCTGCTCTTCGGTCCCTCTGCTGCGGGTGGGGCCTATATCCCGGCTTTTTGCGACGTGGTTTTCATGGTGGAGGGCAATGCCAGCATGTACCTGGGTTCCCCCCGCATGGTCGAGATGGTCATTGGGGAGAAGACCACGCTGGAGGACCTGGGGGGTGCCCGCATGCACTGCACCGTCAGCGGCTGCGGTGACCTGCTCTGCAAAACGGAAGCGGAAGCCATTGAAGCCTGCCGCCGCTACCTGACCTATATGCCCCAGAACTATTTGGGTCGGCCGCCCATGGCCATGGAAGAGCCTCCCATAGAAGGACGGGATATCGCCGATATTGTACCGGCTCGGGAGAGCGAACCCTTTGACATGTACGAGGTAATTGACCGGCTAATTGACCGGGGAACCTGGTTTGAGATAAAGAAACTGTTTGCCCCGGAGCTGATTACCGGCCTCTGCCGCATTGGCGGCCGGGTGGTGGGCTTGCTGGCCAACCAGCCCCGGGAAAAGGGGGGCGTGCTCTTTGTAGACTCGGCCGATAAGGGTGCCCGGTTCGTTACCCTTTGCGACGCCTTTAATATTCCCTTGCTTTTCCTTGCCGACGTCCCGGGATTCATGGTCGGCGGATATGTGGAGCGGCAGGGCATCATCCGCCACGGGGCCAAAATGATTTCCGCCGTTTCCGAGGCCACGGTGCCCAAAATTTCGGTTATTGTACGCAAGGCCTACGGTGCAGGCCTGTACGCCATGTGCGGCCCGGCCTTTGAACCTGACTGCTGTATGGCCCTGCCCAGCGCCCAGGTGGCCGTGATGGGGCCCCAGGCGGCAGTCAAGGCCGTTTACGAGAACAAGATCAATGCCCTGCCCCCGGAGGAAAGACCGGCTTTCATCCAGCAAAAACAACAGGAATATCTTGAGGATGTGGACATTTACCGGCTGGCCTCGGAGCTGGTGGTGGATCATATTGTACGGCCCGGGGATTTACGGGCGGAATTGATCGCCCGCTTCAATCTTTATGAATCGAAAAGACAGCATTTTTCTGAGCGCAAGCATCCGGTTTATCCGGTATAG
- a CDS encoding NifU family protein, which translates to MREKVEEVLNKIRPALQRDGGDVELVDVGADGVVKVRLKGACGGUPMSTYTLKMGIERSLKQAIPEVKEVIQV; encoded by the coding sequence TTGCGGGAAAAAGTTGAGGAAGTACTCAATAAAATACGCCCTGCCCTGCAGCGGGATGGCGGCGACGTGGAACTGGTGGATGTCGGTGCCGATGGTGTGGTAAAGGTCAGGTTAAAAGGTGCCTGTGGCGGGTGACCCATGTCCACCTATACCCTGAAAATGGGGATTGAGCGGTCGCTCAAGCAGGCAATTCCGGAGGTTAAAGAAGTTATTCAAGTTTAA
- a CDS encoding DUF169 domain-containing protein — translation MQSKIAAAMKLKYSPVAILLTNEKPEGALQFKEGRWGCVVAMFTAAAKGRTAVFDRKTFGCLGGGVGLGFGNQYVNFPGGIEYFISTGNKDFCRSEIGKNLVRNLPALEDGERYFKSPEIAKKFVDALPITDVPTTYVVFKPLAEVTPGETPAVIVFLANPDQLSALTVLANYESGGRLNVIAPFGAGCHTIFLIPYAEGKSEHPRAVIGLTDISARKHVDKDLLSFAVPFKMFLQMESNVEGSFLEKENWLQVLERNQPEFSK, via the coding sequence ATGCAGAGTAAAATTGCCGCGGCCATGAAACTCAAGTATTCCCCGGTGGCGATCCTGTTAACTAACGAAAAACCGGAAGGTGCATTACAGTTCAAGGAAGGGCGCTGGGGCTGCGTGGTAGCCATGTTCACCGCTGCCGCTAAAGGCCGGACGGCAGTGTTTGACCGGAAAACCTTTGGTTGCCTTGGCGGCGGCGTCGGACTGGGATTCGGCAACCAGTACGTTAATTTTCCCGGCGGCATCGAATACTTTATCTCCACCGGCAACAAGGACTTTTGCCGCAGCGAGATAGGAAAAAACCTGGTGCGCAACCTGCCGGCCCTGGAGGATGGGGAGCGCTACTTTAAATCACCGGAAATAGCAAAGAAGTTCGTGGACGCCCTGCCCATAACTGATGTTCCCACCACCTACGTGGTATTCAAACCTCTGGCAGAAGTAACCCCCGGAGAAACTCCCGCCGTTATCGTTTTCCTGGCCAATCCCGACCAGCTATCGGCCTTAACTGTGCTGGCCAATTACGAGAGCGGCGGCAGGCTGAACGTCATCGCACCCTTTGGGGCCGGCTGCCATACCATCTTCCTCATCCCTTATGCCGAAGGCAAGTCGGAACACCCCCGGGCAGTAATCGGCTTGACCGACATATCCGCGCGCAAGCATGTGGACAAGGACCTCCTATCCTTTGCCGTGCCTTTCAAGATGTTCCTGCAGATGGAAAGCAATGTAGAGGGCAGTTTTTTAGAAAAAGAAAACTGGCTGCAGGTGCTGGAAAGAAATCAGCCAGAGTTCTCAAAGTGA
- a CDS encoding carbon-nitrogen hydrolase family protein, whose translation MQRYKVAVCQMIIHQEKEKNLVRAREMIARAAKQGARLVVLPEMFNCPYVARLFPRYAESYPEGPSLQMLSRAAREEGVYLVGGSLPERDGDQVYNTSFIFAPDGRLLGKHRKMHLFDVELASGLTVKESSTLGAGNQVTVIPSELGDLGVAICYDIRFPELMRLMVLKGARVVVIPAAFNMTTGPAHWELIFRMRAIDNQAYFIGASPARDPMAPYVAYGHSLVVDPWGNVVSMAREGEEIIYAEIDLDLIERIRSELPLLRHRRTDVYALELLAP comes from the coding sequence GTGCAACGGTACAAGGTGGCCGTATGTCAGATGATCATACACCAGGAAAAAGAAAAAAATCTCGTCCGCGCCCGGGAGATGATTGCCCGCGCCGCGAAACAGGGGGCCAGGCTGGTGGTTCTGCCGGAAATGTTTAATTGTCCTTACGTGGCCAGGCTTTTCCCCCGGTATGCAGAGAGTTATCCGGAAGGGCCCAGTTTACAGATGCTGTCCCGGGCGGCCCGGGAGGAAGGGGTTTACCTGGTGGGTGGCTCCCTCCCGGAACGGGATGGCGATCAGGTTTACAACACCAGTTTTATTTTTGCTCCTGACGGGCGGTTACTGGGGAAACACAGGAAGATGCATCTTTTTGATGTGGAGCTGGCCAGCGGATTAACGGTTAAGGAATCCAGCACCCTCGGTGCCGGAAATCAGGTTACGGTGATTCCTTCGGAACTGGGCGACCTGGGTGTGGCCATCTGCTATGATATCCGTTTTCCCGAGCTCATGCGGTTGATGGTGTTAAAAGGAGCCCGGGTGGTGGTGATCCCGGCGGCCTTTAACATGACCACCGGCCCGGCCCACTGGGAGTTGATTTTCCGCATGCGGGCCATTGATAACCAGGCCTATTTCATCGGGGCGTCTCCGGCCCGGGATCCCATGGCACCCTATGTGGCTTATGGCCACTCCCTGGTAGTGGATCCCTGGGGGAATGTGGTCAGCATGGCCCGGGAAGGGGAAGAGATTATCTATGCCGAGATAGATCTGGATTTGATTGAGAGGATTCGCTCGGAACTGCCTTTGTTGCGTCACCGGCGTACGGATGTCTATGCCCTGGAGTTGCTCGCCCCGTAA
- the ychF gene encoding redox-regulated ATPase YchF, giving the protein MLSFGIVGLPMVGKTTIFNLVTESGVQTSNFMTGKTETNIGMARVRDPRVDFLSRLYNPRRTIYAQVQCSDVPGLVRGASEGKGVGNQFLEGIRGVDLLVHVLRAFANPDVPHVDGEIDPLRDLETVSLELLLADMELLEKRIGRIKSGKKINKEGALELEVLEKCLAALENEVPLHQVELTGEERAVLRNYNFLTEKPVILVVNTDEEQFKSRRYSGREALEEAASARGLKIIEICGQLEMEISQLSPEDRELFLADLGVEELGSDRLVRTAYEELGLISFFTVGEDEVKAWTIRKGTGAKKAAGKIHSDMERGFIRAEVVAFNDLYQLGSMAKVREKGLARLEGKDYIVQDGDIINFRFNV; this is encoded by the coding sequence ATGTTAAGTTTTGGCATTGTGGGCCTGCCCATGGTAGGCAAGACAACCATCTTTAATTTGGTCACCGAAAGCGGTGTACAGACTTCAAACTTTATGACCGGCAAAACCGAGACCAATATAGGTATGGCCCGGGTGAGGGATCCCCGGGTGGATTTTCTTTCCCGCCTGTATAACCCCCGCCGCACCATTTACGCCCAGGTACAGTGCAGTGATGTGCCCGGTCTGGTGCGGGGAGCCAGTGAGGGCAAGGGAGTGGGAAACCAGTTTCTAGAAGGTATCCGGGGGGTGGACCTGCTGGTTCATGTGCTCCGGGCCTTTGCCAACCCGGATGTTCCCCATGTGGATGGGGAAATTGACCCCCTGCGGGATCTGGAAACAGTTAGTTTGGAGCTGCTCCTGGCCGATATGGAGTTGCTGGAAAAGCGAATTGGCCGCATTAAATCCGGTAAAAAGATTAATAAAGAGGGCGCCTTGGAACTGGAAGTATTGGAAAAGTGCCTGGCTGCTCTGGAAAACGAGGTTCCTTTGCACCAGGTGGAGCTTACCGGAGAAGAAAGGGCGGTACTGCGCAACTATAATTTTTTAACCGAAAAACCCGTGATTCTGGTAGTGAATACCGATGAAGAGCAATTTAAATCGCGGCGGTATTCAGGGCGGGAGGCCCTGGAGGAGGCGGCATCGGCCCGGGGGCTAAAAATCATTGAAATTTGCGGTCAGTTGGAGATGGAAATCAGCCAGCTGTCGCCGGAAGACCGGGAGTTGTTTCTGGCTGATCTGGGGGTCGAGGAACTTGGCTCGGACCGGTTGGTACGTACCGCTTACGAGGAACTGGGTTTAATTTCCTTCTTTACCGTTGGGGAGGATGAAGTCAAGGCCTGGACCATTCGCAAGGGTACCGGTGCCAAAAAAGCTGCCGGTAAAATCCATTCCGATATGGAGCGGGGGTTTATCCGGGCGGAAGTGGTGGCCTTTAATGACCTCTACCAGCTGGGTTCCATGGCTAAGGTCAGGGAAAAAGGTCTGGCCCGCCTGGAAGGCAAGGACTACATTGTTCAGGATGGGGACATTATCAACTTCCGGTTTAATGTGTAA
- a CDS encoding type II toxin-antitoxin system HicB family antitoxin, translating into MARFIVYLEPAEEGGYIASVPALPGCVTQGETKEEALAMAEDAIRGYIESLKKHGEPLPFGFEKAEVETITVDVA; encoded by the coding sequence ATGGCCCGCTTCATTGTCTACCTCGAACCCGCCGAGGAAGGAGGCTATATCGCTTCTGTACCGGCACTACCGGGTTGCGTCACCCAGGGGGAAACTAAGGAAGAAGCTTTGGCAATGGCTGAGGACGCCATAAGAGGGTACATCGAGAGCTTGAAAAAACATGGAGAGCCGCTACCCTTTGGCTTTGAGAAAGCGGAAGTAGAGACTATCACAGTGGATGTGGCCTAA
- a CDS encoding radical SAM protein, translating to MGYRDLFPDELAARVEKAVELLADCTVCAQYCHVNRLEGEKGFCRGGRLAAVSSWGPHFGEEEVLVGRHGSGTIFFAHCNLACRFCQNCDISQYGEGSELTARELANAMLELQDMGCHNINLVSPSHYVPQILEALYIAAGDGLTLPLVYNTGGYDALPTLKLLDGVVDIYMPDIKFGDDEIGERYTRAANYFTVAKQAVKEMHRQVGDLVVDERGIAVRGLLVRHLVMPGDLARTGEVMKFLAGEISPNTFVNIMDQYYPAHEARRYPELSRRITREEFHRAVEIARECGLRRIYA from the coding sequence ATGGGTTACCGCGATCTTTTTCCGGACGAACTGGCGGCCCGGGTGGAGAAGGCGGTGGAGCTCCTGGCTGACTGCACGGTTTGCGCCCAGTACTGTCACGTCAACCGGTTGGAGGGAGAGAAGGGGTTTTGCCGGGGCGGCCGGCTGGCGGCGGTGAGCAGCTGGGGGCCCCATTTTGGGGAAGAGGAAGTCCTGGTGGGCCGGCACGGTTCAGGAACCATTTTTTTCGCCCATTGCAACCTGGCCTGCCGCTTTTGCCAGAACTGCGACATAAGCCAGTACGGCGAAGGCAGCGAACTGACTGCCCGGGAGCTGGCCAATGCCATGCTGGAATTGCAGGACATGGGCTGCCATAACATTAACCTGGTCTCCCCCAGCCACTATGTGCCGCAAATACTGGAGGCCCTGTATATTGCCGCGGGCGATGGCTTAACCCTGCCCCTGGTTTACAACACTGGTGGATATGACGCCCTGCCCACTTTAAAGTTGCTGGACGGGGTAGTAGATATTTACATGCCCGACATCAAGTTTGGCGATGACGAGATTGGTGAGCGTTATACCCGGGCAGCCAACTATTTTACGGTGGCCAAACAGGCGGTTAAGGAAATGCACCGGCAGGTAGGGGACCTGGTGGTAGATGAGCGGGGCATTGCCGTGCGGGGGCTTTTGGTGCGTCACCTGGTCATGCCCGGAGACCTCGCCCGTACCGGGGAGGTGATGAAATTCCTGGCCGGGGAAATATCCCCCAACACCTTTGTAAATATCATGGATCAATATTACCCGGCCCACGAAGCCCGCCGTTATCCGGAACTTTCCCGGCGGATTACCCGGGAGGAGTTTCACCGGGCGGTGGAAATTGCCCGGGAATGCGGTTTGCGGCGGATTTACGCGTAA
- a CDS encoding spore coat protein, protein MQFSDRDILADMLTGAKMISTGYHMAVLEAANDRVRNTLIHINNEEMHTQKQIFDLMHSRGWYPLDPVFTGTPMGPEATNIRGPEGPMGRMAPGMGPAQM, encoded by the coding sequence ATGCAGTTTTCCGACCGGGATATCCTGGCCGATATGCTCACCGGAGCCAAGATGATCTCCACGGGTTATCACATGGCCGTGCTGGAAGCGGCCAATGACCGGGTGCGGAACACCCTCATCCATATCAACAATGAAGAAATGCACACCCAAAAGCAGATCTTTGATCTGATGCACTCCCGGGGCTGGTACCCTCTCGATCCTGTTTTCACGGGTACGCCTATGGGACCGGAAGCTACCAACATCCGTGGGCCCGAGGGTCCAATGGGGAGAATGGCCCCTGGAATGGGTCCCGCGCAAATGTAA
- a CDS encoding RNA polymerase sigma factor produces the protein MHPDDQELIDRSVAGDLEAFSELVRRYEKKVFTVAFRFTGNYSDASDLAQEVFIRVYQALPRFRGEASFTTWLYRITANLCRDELRRQKRHKKTSLDEMAANSTGPLPPIEDSLSPEDVLERREFQEMVQACLNELPEEYRLVLVMREIQGLSYAEIAAALDISSGTVKSRLSRARQAFRQKISGRRELFAFRPRLVK, from the coding sequence TTGCACCCGGATGACCAGGAATTAATAGACCGTTCCGTTGCGGGCGATCTGGAAGCCTTTTCAGAACTGGTACGCCGTTATGAGAAGAAAGTTTTTACCGTTGCCTTCCGTTTTACCGGCAATTACAGCGATGCCTCCGACCTGGCTCAGGAGGTTTTTATCAGGGTTTACCAGGCTTTGCCCCGCTTCCGGGGCGAAGCCAGTTTTACTACCTGGCTTTATCGCATTACCGCCAATCTGTGCCGGGACGAATTGCGCCGGCAGAAACGCCATAAAAAAACCTCGCTGGATGAAATGGCGGCTAATTCGACCGGTCCTCTCCCTCCCATTGAAGACAGTCTTTCTCCTGAGGACGTTTTGGAGCGACGGGAGTTTCAGGAAATGGTGCAGGCTTGCTTGAACGAACTGCCCGAGGAGTACCGGCTGGTTCTGGTCATGCGGGAGATCCAGGGTCTTTCCTACGCTGAAATAGCTGCGGCCCTGGACATTTCCTCGGGGACGGTTAAATCCCGCCTTAGCCGCGCCCGTCAGGCCTTCCGGCAGAAAATATCCGGACGGCGGGAACTTTTTGCGTTCCGGCCACGTCTCGTTAAGTAA
- a CDS encoding zf-HC2 domain-containing protein, with translation MRCQQIQELLSAYLDGEVEPSQQAQIKAHLEDCATCRCQWEDLVDSVTLLRGLPEVSPPESFREQLLHKLEGQCLYAPRRRFRLGWPKFIAAAAILVVVFSLTSVWAGHILPQSLWPWQKGRDTAPSINVADRSLKKEVSTAPSGLRPETLESGTWSSKGGDGYGEIQAGGQEDRTGANYALREGDSKGGELSQQANIRIDSPAGRHPQSGGVVKEKVHADPPPAAPRQNAPKLMAFSSPETTAGEQSKWAAGTSRSGSNGELRAKAGEKSPLNAPQAEMAQEPEDSPGGDDVKTGVKTIKEVVLILEVPDISKAKKEVLNLVQKYNALAGPEEPQGQSKVMIVISNEYWPGFQEELKSLGQIKGPRTNFRDVTLEYNGLVKNLNLLKEKEKELLSSTGSDLTELERVQGEIRKITGQLHALSEAAQKTTVELVLCANSSCQQDQLQVK, from the coding sequence ATGCGTTGTCAGCAGATCCAGGAACTTCTTTCGGCATACCTGGACGGTGAAGTGGAACCCTCCCAGCAAGCGCAAATAAAGGCGCATTTAGAAGATTGTGCGACCTGCCGGTGCCAGTGGGAAGATTTAGTGGACAGCGTGACACTGCTGCGCGGTCTCCCCGAGGTGTCTCCCCCGGAGTCCTTTAGGGAGCAGTTGCTTCATAAGCTGGAAGGCCAGTGTCTCTACGCTCCCCGGCGCAGGTTCCGGTTGGGCTGGCCTAAATTTATTGCTGCTGCAGCCATACTGGTGGTCGTCTTTTCTTTGACCTCGGTTTGGGCCGGTCATATCCTTCCGCAGAGCCTTTGGCCTTGGCAGAAGGGCCGGGATACCGCCCCATCGATAAACGTGGCTGACCGTTCCCTTAAAAAAGAGGTGAGCACCGCCCCTTCAGGGCTCCGGCCGGAAACTCTTGAATCGGGAACCTGGTCTTCTAAAGGTGGGGATGGTTACGGGGAAATTCAGGCAGGAGGACAGGAAGATCGTACCGGGGCAAATTATGCGCTGCGCGAAGGTGACAGTAAGGGCGGGGAGTTATCCCAGCAGGCAAATATACGTATTGATAGTCCTGCCGGCCGGCATCCTCAATCCGGCGGCGTCGTAAAGGAAAAAGTTCACGCTGACCCGCCCCCCGCGGCACCCCGGCAAAATGCCCCGAAATTAATGGCCTTTAGTTCGCCGGAAACAACCGCCGGGGAACAAAGCAAATGGGCCGCGGGCACCAGCCGTTCTGGTTCAAACGGAGAACTGCGGGCCAAAGCCGGCGAAAAAAGCCCATTAAATGCTCCCCAGGCTGAAATGGCGCAAGAGCCTGAGGATTCCCCGGGTGGGGACGACGTCAAAACCGGTGTCAAAACCATTAAAGAGGTCGTGCTTATTCTGGAAGTACCCGATATAAGTAAAGCCAAAAAAGAAGTATTAAACCTGGTGCAAAAATATAACGCCCTGGCGGGACCTGAAGAGCCGCAAGGGCAGTCTAAAGTGATGATCGTTATCTCCAATGAATACTGGCCGGGGTTTCAGGAGGAACTTAAGAGTTTGGGACAGATCAAGGGACCCCGGACCAACTTCCGGGATGTCACCCTGGAATACAACGGGTTGGTGAAAAACCTGAACCTTTTAAAGGAGAAGGAAAAAGAACTCCTTTCCTCAACAGGTTCCGATTTAACGGAACTGGAGCGGGTGCAGGGCGAGATTAGAAAAATAACGGGTCAATTGCACGCCCTGTCCGAAGCCGCCCAAAAGACCACGGTGGAGCTTGTATTGTGTGCAAATTCTTCTTGCCAGCAGGACCAATTGCAGGTAAAATAG
- a CDS encoding MIT C-terminal domain-containing protein, producing the protein MSEMHDKLGELKQSLLKLDIVLDVKLNPNLHDREIRLDNGWVIKIGRGLDFYQKPNSWFEIGANDLSLRKCLETNVDIFKVTSPQ; encoded by the coding sequence ATCTCAGAAATGCACGATAAACTCGGTGAGCTAAAGCAAAGCCTGCTTAAGCTGGACATTGTCCTGGATGTTAAACTAAATCCCAACTTGCACGACCGTGAAATCCGCCTGGACAACGGGTGGGTAATCAAAATTGGGCGAGGCCTCGATTTCTACCAGAAACCCAATAGCTGGTTCGAAATTGGCGCCAATGACCTGTCCTTACGCAAATGCCTGGAGACAAATGTGGATATTTTTAAAGTGACTTCGCCCCAATAA